The genomic interval GAGGAAGAGCGGCGATTGTTTATGAATCAGATCACCCTCTTTATTCGCAATTTTGCCTTGGACAACAACTTGGGCAGTATGATGACAAGCTATGATTACCATTATGTTCTGCTGGCTGCTGTTCAAGAGGAATACATGACGGCGCTGCTGGAACAACTCGTTCGGCAATTTAATGAGACGTTCTCTTGCTCCATTACGATTGGAATGGGCATGTACACGAATGATATTGCTAAGCTTCATGACTCCTATCGGCAGGCGAAAGCAGGATTAAGCATCAAATGGATCATGGGCAAAAATCGAATCATTCAAGGCGCTTTCCAGTGGAGCCCCAAACAATCAGCCGCATCAAATTTTGAAGAGGTTGTTGATGTTATGCTTCGAGCGATGCTGGAGTATGACCTGACGACCATTGACGACTGTTTGCTTCAGCTCTTAAACGGTGAAAAACCGTTGACCCAGAAAAACGATATTTATGAACTCATTATTCGTATTACCTCCAAGCTTCATGCTGATTTGCAGCAAATGAATGAACATATGTACGAAATGCTGAAATGGGAATCTCATCATCCGATTATTTTATTTGAATTTGAAACGGTGCATGATATCCTCTCTTGGCTGAGGAGACGGTTCTTTGAACTATCTGAACTGCTGTATTTAAAGAAGCAGCGGCAGAAGCGCAAGCTGATTGATCAAATTACAGCCTATATCGAGCAGCGATTGGATCAGAAAATAACGCTCAATGAGGTTGCTGCCCACTTTGACTTCACACCAAATTATTTGGGACAGCTATTTAAAACAGAGACGAACATACTATTCAGCGATTATCTCAATCAATTGCGAATGGAGCGGGTGTGCGAGCTATTAAAGGACCCGGCAAAGAAGGTTTATGAAATTGCCGAGCAGGTCGGCTATAAAAATATTATTTATTTCAATAGACAATTCAAACAAGCGATGGGGCTGTCACCTGGAGAATATCGAAAAAAGCATAAAATCTAAAAAAAGTAGTGAAAGGCTCAAGTCGATAGCAGGCGTTGGGCTATTTTTTTTTGCAAAAGATATTCAAATCGTTGATTTAGTATTGGTTTTAGTTGTTTCACATAATTAATTTATTTACCGCTGCTTTTTATAATATGTGTACATAGAGAAGAGAGGGGCAGTGTTGATGATTCGACATCGATTTTGGAATGATCTGAACAAGTATAAAGTAATCCTTTTCATGCTGGCGCCTGCCGTTCTATTTTATCTCCTGTTTGCCTACATTCCGATGGTCGGCATCATTCTTGCTTTTAAGCATTATGATTATGCGGGCGGTGTGTTTGGAAGTCCGTGGAATGGCCTCGACAACATTCGCTTTTTCTTCGAATCGGGCGATGCTTGGCGGGTGACAAGAAACACGGCGTTGTACAACATAGCTTTTATAGTCGTAAACAACTTACTGCAAATGTTCGCGGCCATATTTTTGTTTGAGGTTGGCGGCAAATGGTTCCGTAAAATTACGCAAACGGTTATTTTTCTCCCATACTTCATCTCTTGGGTCGTAGTTGGAGCGATTGCCTACAATTTATTGAATAGTGACATTGGTACGGTGAACGTCCTGCTGAAGAGCTTTGGGATGGAGCCGGTCGACATTTATAATACACCTGAATATTGGCCGTTTATACTTGTATTTGTCTCCGCTTGGAAGATGCTTGGTTATGGAACAGTAATGTATTTGGCTGCCATTACGAGCATTGACACGGAAATGTATGAAGCTGCTGAAATTGATGGCGCTAATATTTTCCAAAGAATGATGCGAGTCACGATTCCGAACCTGTATCCGACCATTATTATTTTAGTCTTATTGGCAGTCGGCAACATTTTCC from Paenibacillus sp. FSL K6-3182 carries:
- a CDS encoding response regulator, yielding MKKSLKIWNRCHNDAPEEESTDMDISILLVDDEAIDLEWLRRRVAGNEQLSLQDVGTAISGFAALKIMEQKRIDLILSDIRMPIMSGMEFARKAKEINPQVHIIFISGHQDFSYAKEAIQLNASGYLLKPVDDSELNDMLILICSKIENERQQNMALSETLSLVNQELLLRWFNEATPGQVEAHIHTILSPLLQQGASVSIIEIDDLAWRLKEKSEEERRLFMNQITLFIRNFALDNNLGSMMTSYDYHYVLLAAVQEEYMTALLEQLVRQFNETFSCSITIGMGMYTNDIAKLHDSYRQAKAGLSIKWIMGKNRIIQGAFQWSPKQSAASNFEEVVDVMLRAMLEYDLTTIDDCLLQLLNGEKPLTQKNDIYELIIRITSKLHADLQQMNEHMYEMLKWESHHPIILFEFETVHDILSWLRRRFFELSELLYLKKQRQKRKLIDQITAYIEQRLDQKITLNEVAAHFDFTPNYLGQLFKTETNILFSDYLNQLRMERVCELLKDPAKKVYEIAEQVGYKNIIYFNRQFKQAMGLSPGEYRKKHKI
- a CDS encoding ABC transporter permease subunit, yielding MIRHRFWNDLNKYKVILFMLAPAVLFYLLFAYIPMVGIILAFKHYDYAGGVFGSPWNGLDNIRFFFESGDAWRVTRNTALYNIAFIVVNNLLQMFAAIFLFEVGGKWFRKITQTVIFLPYFISWVVVGAIAYNLLNSDIGTVNVLLKSFGMEPVDIYNTPEYWPFILVFVSAWKMLGYGTVMYLAAITSIDTEMYEAAEIDGANIFQRMMRVTIPNLYPTIIILVLLAVGNIFRGDFGMFYNMVGNNGVLFSSTDVIDTFVFRSLITTNEIGMSAAAGVYQSILGFTTIMLVNYAVRKYDKDRALF